The nucleotide sequence TAGCCAGTTGTTTGGCGAGCAGCAATTAACGTGTGTGGAATCAGGCATATTAGCCCCTGTGGTTGGCCTAGTGGGCTGCCTACAAGCCACTGAAACCATTAAGCTGATTACCGGCATAGGTCGCAGCTTAAGTGGCCGCCTGTTAATGATAGATACCATGACCATGGAATTTAGAGAAATGAAATTACTGGCGCAGCCCAATTGCCCAGTATGTGGTTTGCACTAACTGCCAAGTTTGATGACCAAACTTCCATTAAAAAACCGCCATTAGGCGGTTTTTTTAACTACTTATGCTTTGGCCAGCTTAACGCCTCAGGCACTTGCCATGGGGTTAACACTGGAGTTAGCACTTCTTCGCTAAACCACTCGCCACTTGTGGGCAGCGCGGCAAACTGACAATCGCGGCCATTAAAACAAAAGCGCAATTGCCAAGCGTGTAAGTAACCGCGGTCACTATCATCGCCGCCATAAAGCTTATCCCCTAAAATGGGCACAGCTAATGAGGCTAAAGCCACGCGCAATTGATGGGTCTTGCCACTTAAGGGCTTAAGCAAATACAGCCGCTTACCTGAGACTAAAGATTGCGAGAAAAATTGGGTAATTGCTGGGTTTTCTTTGGTGCGCAATAACTTGTATTGGCTGCGGCGCGATTTGGCCATATCACCAATCACACTGCCCTGCTTTTTCACTGGCTTGCTACCGGCGATGGCTAGGTAGTATTTCTGCACTTGATGCTGACTAAAAAGCTCACCAAATTGCTGCGCAGCCAGCAATGTCTTAGCAAAAATCAATAAACCTGAGGTAATGGTATCGAGCCGATGGACTGGATATAAGTCCATGCCCAAATCCAAGGCTAATTGCGCGGCAACGCCAGCATGGCCGTCTTGAGAGTGAAAATGTACGCCTGCGGCTTTATTGATCACCACAAACTCTGGCTCATTGGCCACGATTTGATACATAACTGTCTTAGTCGTTAAAATCGAATGCTTACTATCAA is from Shewanella sp. SNU WT4 and encodes:
- a CDS encoding TIGR01621 family pseudouridine synthase; protein product: MYQIVANEPEFVVINKAAGVHFHSQDGHAGVAAQLALDLGMDLYPVHRLDTITSGLLIFAKTLLAAQQFGELFSQHQVQKYYLAIAGSKPVKKQGSVIGDMAKSRRSQYKLLRTKENPAITQFFSQSLVSGKRLYLLKPLSGKTHQLRVALASLAVPILGDKLYGGDDSDRGYLHAWQLRFCFNGRDCQFAALPTSGEWFSEEVLTPVLTPWQVPEALSWPKHK